The genomic stretch gactagTAATACGCCATATTTCCCTAGAGTGAATAACTATGCAAAGATGGTAGTTTCATCCCAACCCCAAGGAGCTGACAGCTCAGTTTAGATCCTGAACCCTGAGGGTTGATATCCCTTATTACGCCTCTATCCAGTTAGTGTAACTCTGGAGAATAGTTTCTTTATTTCTGTCCATGACTAACCTTTTTGAATCCTGCCCCTATAATATCTTGTGTCCAGCATTTCCAGAAGTCAGTTACCAAGTGTAACATCATAAAATTCCCTTTCCCTTAAATTTCCTTGTGTATTTTGGTTTGGATCTAAACgttccccttccctctgtgcaGCAAATGTTGTGGTTAGCTGTTTCTCCTGCAACCATCTCTGTGTTTCTTTCCACGCCGCCCTTTAGGCATGGAATATGCTTCCAGTCTGCCAAACCACTGTCCCCTCCTGCAGACTCATGTCCTTGGAGGCGCCCATAAGAAATGAGTCAATAatggtacatttaaaaacaaaaaaacctctctcttccTTGTATCCCTTCCTCTGAGCTTCCCATTGCATCCCATGAACTCTGGGCCTGTCTGTGTTTTGTGGCTGGCTCAGCAGTAAGCACATTGTCCCAGCTTGTCAAACGGCAAATATAAACATTTCATCTGTGTTCTAGTGCAGGAAAACTagagaaagtgaaactgactagcccGGCTTTACAGTTCAACCCAATTAAATCTGAAAACCATCCGTAGTGGAAATGTTAGCCTTGTAACATTCTGACTCATAATAATCCACGGGGTATTTAACCGCACACGTAAGGGATTTAGGCCCAGATCACCAAGGTATTCAGGCTCCTAATGTCATCTGCTGAAATTTTCGTGCATCTGGGTCTTCATTTTTAGCCTGGTGCTGTGCCTTTAACGCCTAACAGCTCTGCACCTTGCCACTCATTTGTTGTCACTTTTCTTCCACCCGACTAGAATCGCTGAAGCTAGCGCCTGAAAAGGAGCGGAAGGAAACCCGCCTCTTCCCCAGAAACATGGATACAGAAGGACTGGGCTTCGAATATGCCATGTTCCTTAACCCATCTGAGAAAAGGATGGTGTGTCTGTTCCAGCCGGGCCCCTATCTGGAAGGGCATCCAGGGTAAGGAGGTCCCGTTAATTGTCCTACCCGAGAGTGGTGATCCGCTTAACCGCAATTGACTGGGGTGGGAGAGTAGCAGCACTCAGGAGATCATATTCACCCCTTTCTTATGTCACCTTCCCAATCTGCCTTTTAGGTTTGCCCACGGGGGCTCCACAGCAACGATCATTGACAGCACTATTGGGGGCTGCGCTATATTTGTTGCTGGCAGGGTGATGACTGCTAACCTCAGTATAAACTACAGGAAGTAAGTGAATTAAGGCTTCTCTGTAGCCTCAGGACTTACCCATAAAATCAGGGGGCCTACGACAATGCAAAGAGACTGTAAGTGCTTCGGGGCAGGGCCCatctcctgggtctgtgtttgggCAGCACCTAGCGCTGTGGGTCCACGACTAAGGGTCAGATAATGATAACGTCAATTGCGTCCTGCTCTGGAATGTTTTGACAACTTGGTACTCTTAGGTTTATAGCCCTGTTCATTCAGAAAGATCTAAGTATGCTTCCAGCTCAATCAGTGTACTATTGATCGGGCACTAGGGAATCACTCGCCCCTCTACCACATCCAGACAACctttctgaggaacaatgggcttgcagttaaggcactggatCAGGATCTGGGTTCAGACTCCCTTTAAGACCATGGGAAGCCACtagatctctctgtgcctctgctccccatctgtaaaatggggacatcaCCTTTctacctcactggggtgttgtgatAGTCACATCCTCCTAGGTACTCCTCAGAAAAAGAGCTGGTTAGCATCTATACGCAGTAGAACGGTGTGCTATCGAGGATGGCTCTGCAGGCACTGAAGTGACCATGTGGGTGAGATGTGATGTCAGAGTAAAAGCTGatgttaagaaccactgcttAGACTGTCTGTGCTCGCTGGGTGATAGAGCTTACGTGTTAAGAGTGTGTTCTCAACTTTAACCCGAGCTTAATGAAATTCTCTTTTAGGAAATTTTAGATTGCTTCCCCCACCACTAAAGTGCTGCCACCTTTGGGGTGGAACGCGGTGGCTGTTCAACAGCTCGCAGGTGTGCTACTCTACGGCATAGGATAGGAAGCGGAATCTCACTAACAATCATCTGTTTTCATCTTGCAGCCCCATTCTGCTGGGCTCGGTGGTCTTGGTGGACAGCAAAGTGGACCAAGTCGAGGGAAGGAAAGTGTTTCTGTCCTGTCAAGTCAGGAGCATCGATGGCCAAACGCTTCATGCAGAGGCAACTGGTAAGGATCATTTGGCTGGCTTTAATAGATGAAGCAGAACCTGTGGACACTTGGCCCCTGGGCAGTCAGGTAAGGGGGACTCAGACTTTCTGTCCCAGTGGAGATAGCTTTGCGTGGGGAACAGAAACGGTATCTGGCATAGCGTGTGCCTTCCCACACTGGTACCTGGACATGACCACAATGAATAAACTCCTTGTGACATGGAGTCCTgtttgcttcccctcctcccccatctccaagAACCATCGGTCTCTACGTGACCCAGTCTAGATGCTCTGGATGGGTCATCAGTGAGGGCTGACCCAGAGCCTTGTACTCAAAAAGCACCAGCCTCAGCAGTAGCAGGCTCAAAAGTCACTAGAGGGCAGCAAAGACCTATCAAAGTGTGGTGCACAGTGCAACCTGCTAGCCAGCccttcccattgaagtcagagcaACTTCTCTGGTGCAGGGCTACTCACCAGCAGATCATGCTGTAGAATTGAGGCCTTGACCTGGTCTCATCACTGCGTAAGGTACAGGCTGGCTGAAGCAGTAAGGAAATACCCAGCTCTGGCCCTTGCTGCTTGCTTTGCAGAGACCTACTGCAGCTCCAAGCCTCTGTCCCTTTCGCAACCTGGGTggaagctgcagggtccccctatGTGTACTGCCCTGGAGAGCTGTCAAAGGACAAACCACTTGGCAAAGCGGAGCGAGTTGGGTGTCTCCAGAAGAGCAGTTGGGCTTTTCCTGTCTGAGAACAGCCCTGTGCCATAGATTGCAGAGCATGGGGCAGACACTTCCTTTCCCTTTGAAGTCCTGGCCCTGCACACACATGGCTCTCTGGTTGCCATGGCTGTTCTGAGATGACACTTCCATCCTTTCTTCCGTCCTGTTTTAGCCCTGTTTATCCAGCTGAATTCCACAAAGTCCCTGCAACAGCAGATGAGCTCCCAGTGAGTCGTCTTGGCCTGTCAGACGACCAGGCTGCAGCCGATCACACTACAGCCTCTGCTTCTCTCCGGTTGCTAATTCCCTGCTCTGATCTCTCCTGTTCTGAGGAGAGAGCTCTGCCCTGGACTTCTCCTGAGTAACAGTGACATGGTGCAGATTCTTCTGCATTCATCGACTTTGGGGGGGGCCTCTCTTAAGGCCACCTCTGCCAATTGGGCTCCACTACAGCTGTCGTGTCGTCCCACCCTCAGCTGGCCGGTCAGTTTCTGATTAACCTCCGAACATGAAGGTCCCATTCATTGCCTGCTGTACCGGGAACTGCTGCTGGGAGTTGGTGCCATCTATGGACTTTAGAGGCAGTGAGCTCTGCGTGTTGTTGTGTGTTACAACTTGAGGTGTTTTATCAAAGGACAAATGCGATAAACCCTTGGTCAGCCATTTCCTGCACTGCAAGCATGTAGATTCTCTCAGCTCCTACACATATTTCTTATTGTTGTTTCCATTTTGTCTGCCAGCCCTCTTGTCTGCTGAGGAAACTTGTGCGCTATCTTCTGGTCCAGCATGCTGTCTGTCCTTCACAGCATATGCGATCTACATGCCTCGGGATGGGTAATGGGTTTTGAAACCTTATGCGCCAGTTCACCAGTTCAGGTCTAGTTCTGCTAGACAGGGTGATCCAGATCCAAGTTGTATCTTATCCTCTTGGCTGTGACCCATTTTCCTTTAgcatggaggagtgggggggggaggaaggggagggggaaggaatttGGCTTCCATGCCTAAAAGAAGATAACGTAGAACATAATTTGTCCCTGTCATTGGAACTTAGTGGACGGATCTGTTTAGTGACACGCGAGCCAGAAGAGAAATGAGCTCCTGCTCTCGTAAGCTCTGCAGAGCCAACGCAGGAATTAAAAAGTAGATCTGAGTCCGATTATGGTATAGATCTATGGCATTGGAAGGCACTATCATGCAAGAGTCACCGCAGAGTTTTGCAGAGATGTTTTTAGGgctgattgaaaattttcagtcaaaacctttttctttttcatggaaAATCGGGCCTTTGATCAAACAAAAATTTGCAGAATGCCTCTGCTTTCCACGGCAGACTTAtgtgttttccatcagaaaatggaAGGCTGGAATGGAAATAATTTTGATCCCGAAATGCcgctgtagttcaggtgcctctcACCCCTGTTCTGTATGGGCCGGGATCCCCAGCCAGATTACGTCTTCCATAATGCAGCGCAGCCATGCAGCTGCCCTGAAGTGGGGCCTGCCTCACAAGGAGACTAGAAGTGTGAGGCATCACACCGGCATTTCACAATCGCTCTATTTTGTTAGCAACAGATCTTAGTCAGGCCAAATCTCTTTCCTCTTTAGCAACTTCCTTCtccagggccccaatcctgcaatgagcagATCTTGGAGCACCAAGTTTGCTGCTGATGTGTAACCTTAACAATCAGTAGCCAGCGCACGCCTTCTTTCCTTTGGGAGTGAGCTGtcatggaggggtgggagggagaggagaacagGACGGGGGGAGGCAAAATCCTGGATTCCTTTCTGAACTCTGCCACCACTTCAAgtgatcatgggcaagtcacttaccctctgtACCTtggtttccctacctgtaaaataaGGGTTGATTAAACTCTTCTGTCCTGGGAGAACAGTGAGGGTTAATTCATCTCTGTCAAGCACTAGAAGTGCTAATTATTTATAGGAGATCTTTAGTTGTGTCTGAGATATCAGGCAAAGAAAACATTAATTGAGGCAAAGGAAGTAATATATacaatcttatttatttttgaagttaaCTCACTGCAGTCTTGCTACATTAGTGAGAACAGAAGGTGTTTTGCAGAAGCCTCCTGAGGAGTTTGCCTGTAGCTACCCTTAAAGCtaatcttcagtgggatttgaattTGCTCACTAAATAGTAGCAGTGATTTTTGCCTGAGCCCACCACTGAAAGTTTGTGTTTGTAAGAGCCAGGGATTACACTCCTTGCTATGAAGGGGAAGGCTTTCAGGACAACTTTAAATCCTCAGGGGAAAGGGTTTGTTTGTCTTTTCAACATCTCACCTTGTGGGAAATCTAACCTCAACAGCATTGTCCTGGTAGTGTTGCTTCTCTaatcctgcagctgctccacttCTGCAACTAGACGGAGCTAATCAGCTGTAGGAGCTTATCCTGGAACCAAGTGAAGGAGCAATTTCTGTTCCTCAGTCCAAGCAGATCAAAGAACTCCCATATGTTTGGATGGGgcgtatgtatttattttaagttcTGTAAACGAGCATTCACTGCCAGTAACTCACATACTCTGTGGAGTCACAATGTGAACCAACAGTGGGAGAACTGCCCACAGCTGGCACCATGGAAGTATTAGGGTAGATTGGGCTCTGGCATCTCTGCCATGGTGCTGTTTATCCCTGCTCGGTCTACACACCAGCATGGTTTAAAACTGCTTGAACCTGAGCTGTGTCCACGCTCCTGCAATTACTATACTGATGGTGGGAGAATGCTTCTAAAAATTGTCACCATAGACACAGCCTAGTGCAGAGTGCTCCATAGGAGAAGCAGAGCATGAAAGTGACCAAGCTAGTTCCACCTTCAGAACTGCttgaagaacaaaagaaaacacagGGCAGCAACGCGGCAAATCGGATCAGGTCGTGAAACTGGAATAATTGTTAGGCTCTCAGCCAGGTCCAAGAATGCTGGTAAGGAAATCTTTCACAACTGATTGAGTCCTTCTGTTTGAGCCTCAATCGGGCTGTGACATGAATTGACTTATTGTTCTTAACCCAGTGCGCAGGGTTTAAAAACTTGAAATTTGCTCTCTCAGATATCCCAGTGCCTGGGTGGGGAGTTCATCTTGGTTTTGAGTTGGATTGTTATCTTGTTTGTCACTGTTTGGAGCATCTCCATCTGAAGGGATGGTTTCTGCAATTTAAAAGGGACATGCCCAATAAGAAATAAAGATGTTTATTTTAGAACAGATATGTGCTGGTCCTTTTTAgtttatttctctttcccctcttgCATGGAACTGTGGCCGGGTGAACCTTCTGAACAGCATTGCTTTCGGGTTGTGTTGTGCTGCAGTAAGCTGCCTGGAGaggggtgggtttgtttttaataataattagggGTTTCCTGGTCTCTGCCGCTCTCTGTTGTTATTGCAGAAGCACCTAGAGGCACCAATCAGGGATCAGGCCCccctggtgctaggtgctgtgcagacacacAACATGAAGATGGTCCCCACCCTAATGAATGGGCGTAAAGTATAAGACGAGAGAGCAGTAGCTACCTGGCTTTCTTATGTGTACTGCCAGCAGTGCCCTCCCTCCTGCCAAACCCTCCGGGATGTCTTCTCTAGGTGATACATCACAACCCTAGGGCCCACCTTAgggtagaggtgggcaaactatggcctgcgggccacatccaggcCGCGGggccgtcctgcccggcccctgagctcctggccagggaggcttgtccctggcccctctcctgctgtccctcctcccctgcagccacgccaccgggctgccagtcctgctgctctgagcagcataaGGGGGCTGCGggaggacagggagcgggggggggggggtttgaaagGCGTGGGAGTCTCGGGgtggggggtttggatagggtttggggagtgaggggggttggatagggggtggggtcctgggggagcgGTTAGGGTCAGGGGGGtcttgggagggggcagtcagagggcaaggatcagggagggttggatgggtcagggagtATGAGGGGGagcagttagggggagggaagtAGGAGGGGGTCGGCTAGGGGGTGGGgtcaggctgtttggagaggcacagccttccccgcctggccctccatacagttttgcaaccccgatgtggccctcgggccaaaaagtttgcacacCCCTGGATTGCCAGGCTGGAGTAGACCCAAtgtccaactagcccagtatcctatttctgacagtggccagcatgACATCTGAAGACAGCATCCGAACCCCCCAGTActagatgtgggataatctgcctcccCCATCGGCTCTCATCCTGATCCCTAACAAATAGATTCACGAACCCTGAAGCACAAGGCTTAACCTCCCTCCTAAAGTGGTTGATCCTATGAACTATACTAGCTCTGGCGAGTCCTGTTAGCCACgtcagtgtccagtccctcttagAATCTATGCGATTCAAAGTGTGAtaatctctggcctgtgctatgcagactAGACCTGGCCTGACTCATACACAGGGTTGTCTGTGCTGTACTGGGAGGTCCCTCGCTGCCAATAACTGGAGGCACTTAACACAGTTGTAAAAGCTGGAGTGAGCGTATCCCcacctttgttcttttcttctttctcagaGGCTGATCCTGAGGGGAAAGAACAAACATTTGTAGCCTTGATCAAACGCGGGGGAGGGTCGGGTCTGCCGCCAGCCTTTCCACCAGTGTTGAATTACTTTGTGTTAATTGGGTCTCTCTTAACTCAAGGTTCGAAGGAAGTACAGTGAAGATAAGTCCATGCCCAATTgtttccccacacacagcacCACGAGGAAGGTAGTGTTGCCTAGGGGATAGAGCACCCAAGTGTGACCAAAAAGTGCTGGGGATTATTATTACTACATTGTTATTACATGCAataaaggccttgtctacgcttaAAAGTTTTGCTGCATCAGCTCTGCTGGTAGAATTAAAGCAGCAGCCCTGCCTTGTGTAGACACTAGGACATCTGTTTAAAAGTGCCTATTGCTGCTACAATGTAATTCGATTTGGTGATGGAGGTAAGCCAGGCTGCTCTCAGGTGCTCTATAATGGTATTACTGTGTCCACATTGAGACTTTTATCAGTATAGCTACGGTGGTACAACAGCAGAGCCCATCCCAATGTAAGGTAGAACAGGCTTATGCCTTTTGTATAAGCCTGCGTCCACACTAGGAAAAAGGATGCTCCCTTTCCCACGTGTTAACACGCTAAACCCTAGCGAAGACAAGGCTGCTTGTAGTTTTCACCTGTGTTAGCAGGTCCCGGTAAACAACCGGTGAGCGTAGGGTTTATTCTCGACCGGCTAATGCGTGGCAGAATGCCAGCCACCCGGGCGTTGCTAGGATTTTGGGGAGAATGAGGAAATATCTATTATTTGCTATGAACACAGTGTACAGGTCTGTGTGCGGTGAGGTGGGGTAGGACGGGTTACTTGCGATGGCCTTAGATCAAAAGCAGCTGTTAGGGGAGCCAAGCAGGAAAGATTAAACAATGGCCCCGATAAGGGACCATCCGTCTGGACGCTGGAACACAATAGCCAGGATTAGAGCCATGAAGAGGTGACTCCAGCTGATGTGGCTGCACCACCCGAAGTCCCAGCGACACACCCAGGGGAGCGTGGCGCCATTGAGAATGCAGTAACCTAGGTAGGGCTTTGCCGCGTGGCTGTTCCCACCCAGGCTAGGCCAAGCCAAGTACCAATCGCCAGCGATAACCCTGCAGTGAAGATGTACTGTTGTTGATGCCAGCAGCATTCTTGGTGCTGTGCAATATACCCAATTAAAGACACTTcctgtgccagagccagagaaTGGAGGGTGCaacggggagcaggagggaggaaaaCAGGGTGCTGggaggattttattttaatata from Dermochelys coriacea isolate rDerCor1 chromosome 24, rDerCor1.pri.v4, whole genome shotgun sequence encodes the following:
- the LOC119847978 gene encoding acyl-coenzyme A thioesterase THEM4-like, translating into MWRNCVRLAKGLGCSAVFRLDPKVSRCSVIRGLSPTAPCSLLWNSVTWLSQARQLKDYALPNSSWSQGMMDLYSRFLEMCKDGTWKRIPSYSNSADHIPESLKLAPEKERKETRLFPRNMDTEGLGFEYAMFLNPSEKRMVCLFQPGPYLEGHPGFAHGGSTATIIDSTIGGCAIFVAGRVMTANLSINYRNPILLGSVVLVDSKVDQVEGRKVFLSCQVRSIDGQTLHAEATALFIQLNSTKSLQQQMSSQ